From a single Candidatus Schekmanbacteria bacterium genomic region:
- a CDS encoding helix-turn-helix transcriptional regulator, with amino-acid sequence MPKKKGYYSIGTVASICKIHPQTLRLYEREGLVTPLRTGGNTRVYTDAHIKKIETIQTLTHELGVNLAGVEIIIRMREQMEEMQKEMDEMVKNVMTQFGEEFKKWRNSQTSALVKLQRGDVTRIKRDKE; translated from the coding sequence ATGCCAAAGAAAAAGGGGTATTATTCCATTGGCACAGTTGCGAGCATCTGCAAAATACATCCGCAGACCCTGCGCCTCTATGAAAGGGAAGGGCTTGTAACTCCTCTCAGGACCGGAGGGAATACAAGGGTTTATACAGACGCGCACATCAAAAAAATTGAAACAATACAGACGCTCACACATGAGCTTGGAGTTAATCTTGCCGGTGTCGAGATAATCATAAGGATGCGCGAGCAGATGGAAGAGATGCAGAAAGAAATGGATGAAATGGTAAAGAATGTTATGACTCAGTTTGGCGAGGAATTTAAAAAATGGCGAAACAGCCAGACATCTGCCCTTGTTAAGCTTCAGAGAGGCGATGTTACAAGGATAAAAAGGGACAAGGAATGA
- a CDS encoding VCBS repeat-containing protein — protein sequence MNEFFKKQVIIFFLFFTAFCSQAEAVFPEDGQMSPSKLYPGQMTEVLIYSSGPGDFPDDVQVDLGEGITISSIGPDSPFGFGGTIKASIVISDTATLGYRDMTLSSLAEGETKVITNAIEIVEKSSFPITFDTKSIDVFLKTGEPFAVALSDFDGDNDLDIAAGGSGNVALFKNTGNGDFEFFTTLKAGNGDPSSIAFGDFNGDKRKDIAFLIPGDPEEIKGYLSIFYGIKKGKFNEKPKQFRPGYDSVSLATGDFNNDKVDDIVVANQGLTEVGHIKGNLAIYFGKKKQQSFLKKTIETGKYPESVVVGDFNNDGNEDIACSAYNGDSIFTLLGKGNKEFQKKESFGFGYIGAIQVQLVKGDFNNDNKLDLVESVEASGSHFFLAFFLGNGKGKFQTEFHYEYEDARLITSGDFDNDGKQDLAVNMENFSILKGNNDLTFSGPYTFGGDPITGAAGDLNGDGYLDLVTANYNKGYISILINTTMKP from the coding sequence ATGAACGAATTTTTTAAAAAACAAGTAATAATATTTTTTTTATTTTTTACAGCTTTTTGTTCGCAGGCAGAAGCTGTATTTCCTGAAGATGGACAAATGTCACCCTCAAAACTTTATCCTGGTCAGATGACGGAAGTTTTAATTTATAGCTCTGGACCAGGTGATTTCCCTGATGATGTACAGGTAGATCTAGGAGAGGGAATCACCATCAGTTCTATTGGACCAGATTCCCCGTTTGGATTTGGAGGAACAATAAAGGCATCTATTGTTATTTCTGACACTGCTACACTAGGATATAGGGACATGACTCTATCATCTTTAGCGGAAGGGGAAACTAAAGTTATTACCAATGCAATAGAGATAGTTGAGAAGTCCTCTTTCCCTATTACGTTCGATACAAAGAGCATTGATGTTTTCTTAAAAACCGGAGAACCTTTTGCAGTAGCATTATCTGATTTTGATGGTGATAATGATTTAGATATTGCGGCAGGTGGTTCAGGTAATGTGGCATTGTTTAAGAATACAGGCAATGGAGATTTTGAGTTTTTCACGACGCTTAAAGCAGGCAACGGGGACCCTTCATCAATTGCTTTTGGCGACTTTAATGGAGATAAAAGAAAAGATATTGCTTTTCTCATCCCGGGAGATCCGGAAGAGATTAAAGGATATCTATCAATTTTCTATGGGATAAAAAAAGGAAAATTTAACGAAAAGCCAAAACAATTCAGACCAGGTTATGATTCTGTGTCACTGGCAACTGGAGATTTCAATAATGATAAAGTGGATGATATAGTTGTGGCAAACCAAGGATTAACTGAAGTGGGACATATAAAAGGTAATTTAGCAATCTATTTTGGGAAGAAAAAACAACAATCTTTTTTAAAGAAAACCATAGAAACAGGCAAATATCCTGAGTCCGTTGTTGTTGGCGATTTTAATAATGATGGGAACGAAGATATAGCTTGTAGCGCCTATAATGGGGATTCGATATTCACTCTCCTTGGAAAGGGAAATAAAGAATTTCAAAAGAAAGAAAGCTTTGGTTTTGGCTACATCGGTGCAATTCAAGTCCAGTTGGTGAAAGGAGACTTTAATAATGACAATAAATTAGATTTGGTTGAATCTGTAGAAGCGAGCGGGAGTCACTTTTTTCTGGCTTTCTTTTTGGGTAATGGGAAGGGAAAATTCCAAACTGAATTTCATTACGAGTATGAAGATGCAAGGCTAATTACATCAGGAGATTTTGATAATGACGGCAAGCAAGATTTGGCTGTTAACATGGAGAATTTCTCAATACTAAAAGGAAATAATGATCTGACCTTTTCTGGTCCCTATACTTTTGGAGGCGACCCTATTACTGGAGCTGCTGGAGATTTAAATGGTGACGGCTATCTGGATTTGGTTACCGCAAACTATAATAAGGGATATATTTCCATCCTTATTAATACGACTATGAAACCATGA
- a CDS encoding 1-acyl-sn-glycerol-3-phosphate acyltransferase translates to MKTNLLLLPNHLTMIDNFLIGPKIFYPHVIFKPHLIPWNPAAAENFFNSPVLAWMSSKWKAVPVKRGRKDIEAIHTIINLLREGTVINFPEGTRSRNGKLGKGRPGIGKIIYEAKPTAIPVRTFGMDKVLPIGAYVPRMFKKIELYYGKPIDFSDLYALPDEKETWLRIVDRVMESIEALGPQQGEKEK, encoded by the coding sequence ATGAAGACAAACCTGCTCCTTCTTCCCAATCACCTTACAATGATAGACAATTTTCTCATAGGGCCTAAGATTTTTTATCCTCATGTAATTTTCAAACCGCATCTCATTCCATGGAACCCCGCCGCTGCGGAGAACTTCTTCAACAGCCCCGTGCTTGCGTGGATGTCGTCGAAGTGGAAGGCAGTACCTGTAAAACGCGGCAGAAAAGACATTGAGGCAATACATACCATTATCAACCTTCTCCGCGAAGGGACTGTGATAAACTTCCCTGAAGGGACAAGGAGCAGGAACGGAAAGCTCGGCAAAGGAAGACCTGGGATAGGAAAGATCATTTACGAGGCAAAGCCAACTGCGATACCTGTCCGCACTTTTGGTATGGACAAGGTGCTTCCAATAGGAGCCTATGTCCCGAGGATGTTTAAGAAAATCGAGCTCTACTACGGAAAGCCCATAGATTTTTCCGACCTCTATGCACTTCCCGATGAAAAGGAGACATGGCTAAGAATCGTTGACCGCGTAATGGAATCAATTGAAGCATTGGGACCGCAGCAGGGAGAAAAAGAAAAGTAA
- a CDS encoding acyl-CoA carboxylase subunit beta: MEKKFEDYNKELIEKEAIAEAGGGEARVAVQHKNEKLTARERLDILFDKNSFEEIDKFVTHKCTNFGMEKQKFYGDGVITGYGTINGRTAYAYAQDFTVLGGSLSEACGRKIAKIQDLAMKVGCPIIGLNDSGGARIQEGVESLGGYAEIFLRNVLASGVIPQIGAIMGPCAGGAVYSPAINDFIFMVRDTSYMFVTGPDVIKSVTHEDVTMEALGGTMTHNEESGVAHFATSNDKDCLLNIRELLSFLPQNNMDEPRMVQTTDNPRRETSKIEEIIPVNPNKPYDVKEVIAEIFDENYFFEVHEFYAPNIVVGFARLNGKTVGIVANQPAVLAGCLDINASSKGARFIRFCDAFNIPIITLQDVPGFLPGVDQEKKGIIRHGAKLLYAYAEATVPKVTIITRKSYGGAYCVMSSKHVRGDINYAYPIAEIAVMGPEGAVNIIFRKELAQSKDPDALRKELVAEYKTKFANPYIAAERGIIDQVIKPADSRKKLIKALEMLHNKTDRNPSKKHGNIPL, translated from the coding sequence ATCGAAAAGAAATTCGAAGATTACAATAAAGAGCTCATAGAGAAAGAAGCCATAGCTGAAGCGGGCGGCGGAGAAGCAAGGGTCGCAGTCCAGCATAAAAATGAAAAGCTGACTGCGAGAGAGCGCCTTGATATCCTCTTCGATAAAAACTCCTTTGAAGAGATAGATAAATTCGTAACCCATAAGTGCACCAACTTCGGGATGGAAAAGCAGAAATTCTACGGAGACGGCGTAATAACCGGATACGGAACCATTAACGGAAGAACCGCTTATGCCTATGCACAGGACTTCACCGTGCTCGGCGGTTCGCTCAGCGAGGCATGCGGCAGAAAAATTGCAAAGATACAGGACCTTGCCATGAAAGTGGGATGCCCTATCATCGGACTTAATGATTCGGGCGGAGCGAGGATACAGGAGGGAGTGGAAAGTCTTGGCGGTTATGCTGAGATATTCCTGCGCAATGTTCTTGCATCAGGAGTAATCCCACAGATCGGTGCGATAATGGGACCCTGTGCCGGAGGCGCTGTTTACTCTCCTGCAATAAATGATTTCATCTTCATGGTACGCGACACAAGCTACATGTTTGTCACAGGTCCTGATGTCATAAAGTCGGTAACTCATGAAGATGTCACCATGGAGGCGCTTGGCGGCACAATGACGCACAACGAAGAGAGCGGAGTCGCTCATTTCGCTACCAGCAATGACAAGGACTGCCTTCTCAACATAAGAGAGCTCTTAAGCTTTCTTCCGCAAAACAACATGGATGAACCCCGCATGGTTCAGACAACTGACAACCCGAGGAGAGAGACATCAAAGATCGAGGAAATCATCCCTGTAAATCCCAACAAGCCCTACGATGTAAAGGAAGTAATCGCTGAGATATTCGATGAGAATTATTTCTTCGAAGTCCACGAATTTTATGCGCCAAACATAGTTGTGGGATTTGCAAGGCTTAACGGCAAGACAGTGGGAATCGTTGCAAACCAGCCCGCAGTCCTTGCAGGATGCCTTGATATAAACGCATCATCCAAGGGTGCAAGGTTCATAAGATTCTGCGATGCATTCAATATTCCAATCATAACACTTCAGGACGTTCCCGGATTTCTCCCCGGAGTTGATCAGGAAAAAAAGGGGATAATAAGGCACGGCGCAAAACTCCTTTATGCTTATGCAGAGGCGACCGTGCCGAAGGTCACAATAATTACCAGGAAATCATACGGCGGCGCATACTGCGTAATGTCGAGCAAGCATGTAAGAGGCGATATCAATTACGCATATCCTATTGCAGAGATAGCTGTCATGGGGCCTGAGGGAGCTGTTAATATTATCTTCCGTAAGGAGCTGGCACAGTCCAAAGACCCTGATGCCTTAAGAAAAGAGCTTGTCGCGGAATACAAGACAAAGTTCGCAAATCCTTACATTGCGGCGGAACGCGGGATAATAGACCAGGTAATCAAGCCCGCTGATTCGAGGAAAAAACTTATTAAAGCGCTGGAGATGCTTCACAACAAGACCGACCGGAATCCGTCAAAGAAGCATGGGAACATACCGCTTTAA
- the fabF gene encoding beta-ketoacyl-ACP synthase II produces the protein MEKRRVVVTGLGIISPIGIGEKENLESLVQGKSGIRRITHFDPTEHSCQIAGEVKDFEATNYMDPREAKKMDRFIQFAVATAVMAMKSSGLVADDSFADRFGVIVGSGIGGMPLIEANHKILLEKGPRRISPFFIPQVIINLAAGQIAMMFNARGANSSLVTACAAATHSIGEAFRTIQRGETDAMITGGTEAVITPLAVGGFCSMKALSTRNNEPERASRPFDRDRDGFIMGEGSGMLVLEELEFAKKRGAKIRGELIGFGQSCDAYHITSPTPDGDGAMRCLNATIKDSGLNHEEISYINAHGTSTPLNDKIESIAVKRVLGEMAYKVPISSTKSMTGHLLGAAGAIEAVFSILAIENNIIPPTMNYEEKDEDCDLDYVPGKVREAKLNAVISNSFGFGGTNACLAFKKFEG, from the coding sequence TTGGAAAAGCGTAGGGTTGTAGTCACCGGACTAGGCATAATATCTCCTATTGGCATAGGAGAAAAAGAGAACCTCGAGTCACTTGTGCAGGGAAAGAGCGGGATAAGAAGAATTACGCATTTCGATCCAACAGAGCATTCCTGCCAGATTGCGGGAGAAGTAAAGGATTTTGAAGCAACTAATTACATGGACCCGCGCGAAGCAAAGAAAATGGACAGATTCATACAGTTTGCCGTGGCAACCGCTGTAATGGCAATGAAAAGCTCAGGGCTCGTGGCGGACGATAGCTTCGCAGACAGGTTTGGAGTCATTGTAGGCTCAGGCATCGGAGGCATGCCTCTTATCGAAGCGAATCATAAAATACTCCTTGAGAAGGGACCAAGAAGGATATCGCCGTTCTTCATACCGCAGGTCATCATCAACCTTGCGGCAGGTCAGATAGCGATGATGTTCAATGCGCGCGGCGCCAATTCAAGTTTAGTCACGGCATGCGCCGCTGCAACACATTCGATCGGAGAAGCCTTCAGGACAATCCAGAGAGGTGAGACAGATGCAATGATAACAGGTGGAACTGAGGCGGTTATCACTCCTCTTGCTGTCGGTGGCTTCTGCTCCATGAAAGCCCTTTCAACGAGGAATAATGAACCGGAGAGGGCATCAAGGCCATTTGACAGGGACAGAGACGGATTCATAATGGGTGAAGGTTCAGGGATGCTCGTTCTCGAAGAACTTGAATTTGCAAAAAAGAGAGGCGCAAAGATAAGAGGAGAACTGATAGGATTCGGGCAGTCCTGCGATGCATATCATATAACCTCCCCTACTCCCGACGGGGACGGCGCTATGAGATGCCTGAATGCAACTATTAAAGATTCCGGTCTTAACCATGAAGAGATCAGTTATATTAATGCACATGGCACATCAACACCGCTAAACGACAAGATAGAAAGCATCGCAGTAAAAAGGGTTCTTGGCGAAATGGCATACAAGGTTCCCATAAGCTCGACAAAATCAATGACAGGACATCTTCTCGGAGCTGCGGGAGCAATTGAAGCGGTCTTTTCAATACTGGCAATTGAAAACAACATAATACCGCCAACCATGAATTATGAAGAAAAAGATGAAGACTGTGACCTCGACTATGTTCCGGGCAAAGTCCGCGAGGCTAAGCTTAATGCCGTCATATCCAATTCTTTTGGTTTTGGCGGGACAAATGCATGTCTTGCATTCAAGAAATTCGAAGGTTGA
- a CDS encoding radical SAM protein has translation MGTQSNGIKKIKKITFIEPAASGWHIYSSQKIPRLGLPILGALMKEKGCDVTIYVEDISPIDFDDALSSDLIGISCTSSTAPKGYSIAKYFEDNGVPVVMGGFHPTFMTEESLDYCSYVVRGEGEKALPGLVDAMEGKKAFEEVMGLSFKKDGNIVHNPDSEVMRCLDETPMPDFSLIKGHEKIAIFPLSTSRGCPYNCSFCTVTNFYGNQYRLNSIDNVIREFKNIKADYVFICDDNFAADRKRTKELLRRKIEEGIGTMWGAQMRIETADDTELLELMKQSNCSKVYVGFESVNPAALKAFNKKLDITAVRRQIKQFHKYGIKIHGMFVLGADSDNKGTIKDTLKFSRKMHIDTIQFMALTPIPGSKVFDDLKNEGRIFSYDWNLYDGNHVVFRPVRMSPLELQLGILKATKHFYSYWSIVKRFAKFDFFTMIGRTQGHRIYRKWMKENRIFLKRIREGIAALNIKEYSIRTNTEIKRKIKGRKSELGKA, from the coding sequence ATGGGAACACAATCCAACGGAATAAAAAAGATAAAAAAAATAACATTCATCGAGCCTGCGGCTTCAGGCTGGCACATTTACAGCAGCCAGAAGATACCGAGACTGGGCCTTCCCATTCTTGGTGCGCTGATGAAAGAAAAAGGGTGTGATGTCACCATTTATGTGGAAGATATCAGTCCCATAGATTTCGATGATGCCCTGTCATCAGACCTGATAGGGATCTCATGCACTTCATCAACTGCTCCAAAGGGATATTCTATCGCAAAATATTTTGAAGACAATGGTGTACCTGTTGTCATGGGAGGATTCCACCCGACTTTCATGACTGAAGAAAGCCTTGATTACTGCTCATATGTTGTTAGAGGTGAAGGGGAAAAAGCACTGCCTGGACTAGTGGACGCAATGGAAGGAAAAAAGGCATTTGAAGAAGTTATGGGTTTGTCATTTAAAAAGGACGGGAACATAGTCCACAACCCTGACTCAGAGGTGATGAGGTGCCTCGACGAAACACCGATGCCGGATTTCAGCCTCATCAAGGGGCATGAAAAAATAGCCATCTTCCCTCTCTCCACTTCGCGCGGTTGCCCTTATAACTGCAGTTTCTGTACTGTGACAAATTTCTATGGAAATCAATACAGGTTAAACAGCATTGATAATGTCATAAGGGAATTCAAAAACATAAAAGCAGATTATGTTTTCATATGTGATGACAACTTCGCGGCAGACCGCAAAAGGACCAAGGAACTATTGAGGAGAAAAATAGAAGAAGGGATAGGCACGATGTGGGGCGCTCAGATGAGGATAGAGACAGCCGACGACACAGAGCTTCTCGAACTGATGAAACAGTCTAACTGCTCAAAAGTGTACGTCGGATTCGAGTCGGTAAATCCGGCAGCTTTAAAAGCATTCAACAAGAAGCTTGATATAACTGCTGTCAGAAGACAGATAAAGCAATTCCATAAGTACGGGATAAAAATCCATGGAATGTTCGTACTCGGTGCAGACTCTGACAACAAAGGCACTATAAAAGACACATTGAAGTTCTCAAGGAAGATGCACATCGACACTATACAGTTCATGGCACTTACACCCATACCGGGTTCAAAAGTATTTGACGATTTAAAAAATGAAGGTAGAATATTCAGCTATGACTGGAACCTCTATGACGGTAACCATGTAGTATTCAGGCCTGTAAGAATGTCACCCTTAGAGCTTCAGCTCGGTATTCTCAAAGCCACGAAGCACTTTTATTCATACTGGAGCATAGTGAAACGGTTCGCAAAGTTTGATTTCTTTACCATGATAGGCAGAACACAGGGGCACAGGATATACAGAAAGTGGATGAAGGAGAACAGGATTTTCCTCAAAAGGATAAGAGAAGGAATAGCAGCACTTAACATAAAAGAATATTCCATCAGGACAAACACTGAGATTAAGAGAAAAATAAAAGGGAGGAAATCTGAACTTGGAAAAGCGTAG
- a CDS encoding right-handed parallel beta-helix repeat-containing protein — protein sequence MKVFKVKKHILFISVLVIAGIIICCNQGAASDDRQSANGKVYYISKSGKDSNTGTFKKPWKTIQHAADKLTAGDTLYIRKGIYKERVVPKNSGESGKFIVYSSYKGEKVTIDGKNVNLPPTGEYGDLFGLFEISGKSYIKVNRLRVVNALTNAGSNGILLSDSDNIIISNNYVGNTQSSGIGVWNCQNMTLTGNEINKACKGGQQESISVAGTDTFEIKNNKVHHTNTKADKEGICVKDGSSNGKVYNNLIYKVPAAGIYVDAWDKHTYGIEVFGNVVHGISNSDGIQAASEMGGLLEDIKFYNNISYNNKYRGITITRNGDEGGSHPMKNISIINNTFYNNGDDWGGGAAMDNTEAEDVVIRNNICSQNRSFEISVSSDVPVQNTAVENNLLYSYKSDLEDGEVTGIDFVEGDPLFINPAKGNFHLKDTSPAIDKGSSVDAPEYDFDGNTRPQNGKYDIGAFEK from the coding sequence ATGAAAGTATTTAAAGTTAAAAAACATATTCTCTTTATCTCTGTTTTGGTTATAGCTGGTATTATCATTTGTTGTAATCAGGGAGCCGCATCAGATGACAGACAAAGTGCAAACGGAAAAGTTTATTATATCTCAAAGAGCGGGAAAGATTCCAACACCGGAACCTTCAAAAAGCCATGGAAAACAATACAGCATGCCGCTGACAAACTCACTGCCGGAGACACGCTTTATATCAGGAAAGGAATATATAAAGAAAGGGTCGTGCCAAAGAATTCCGGCGAGTCAGGTAAATTCATAGTTTACTCCTCTTATAAAGGTGAAAAGGTGACTATTGACGGAAAGAATGTGAATTTGCCGCCAACAGGGGAATATGGAGATCTTTTTGGTTTGTTTGAGATAAGCGGGAAAAGTTACATAAAAGTGAACCGCCTGAGAGTTGTCAACGCTTTAACCAATGCCGGCAGCAATGGGATTCTGTTGAGTGATTCAGACAATATCATTATCAGCAATAATTATGTCGGGAACACTCAGTCCTCCGGTATCGGAGTATGGAATTGCCAGAACATGACTTTAACCGGAAATGAAATTAACAAAGCCTGTAAAGGCGGGCAACAGGAATCAATCAGTGTGGCAGGCACGGACACATTTGAAATCAAAAACAATAAAGTCCATCATACTAATACAAAAGCAGACAAAGAAGGCATCTGCGTAAAAGATGGTTCTTCAAATGGGAAAGTTTATAATAATCTCATTTATAAGGTGCCTGCCGCAGGTATTTATGTTGATGCGTGGGACAAACACACTTACGGCATTGAAGTTTTCGGCAATGTTGTCCACGGCATTTCGAATAGTGACGGGATTCAGGCAGCATCAGAAATGGGCGGGTTATTGGAAGATATAAAATTCTATAACAACATCAGCTATAATAATAAATATCGCGGCATTACCATTACACGCAACGGCGATGAAGGCGGCAGTCATCCAATGAAAAATATCAGTATTATCAACAATACCTTTTATAACAACGGAGATGATTGGGGAGGCGGTGCGGCAATGGACAACACTGAAGCCGAAGATGTGGTAATCAGAAACAATATTTGCAGCCAAAACCGTTCATTTGAAATATCTGTGTCCAGCGATGTTCCAGTGCAAAATACGGCAGTGGAAAATAATCTGCTTTACAGCTACAAATCAGACCTCGAAGACGGCGAAGTGACTGGAATTGATTTTGTAGAGGGGGATCCGCTTTTTATAAACCCTGCCAAAGGTAATTTCCATTTGAAGGATACATCACCGGCAATTGATAAAGGCTCTTCTGTAGATGCTCCGGAATATGATTTTGACGGTAATACCCGTCCCCAAAATGGAAAATACGACATCGGTGCTTTTGAGAAATAG
- a CDS encoding GIY-YIG nuclease family protein encodes MYYLYILQCSDKTLYTGITVDLSRRVKEHNTSKLGAKYTSARRPVKLVYSKKFRNRSTASREEHRIKKLSREEKLELIKK; translated from the coding sequence ATGTACTATTTATATATCCTCCAATGCTCTGATAAAACTTTATACACCGGGATCACAGTTGATTTGTCGCGCCGGGTGAAAGAACATAACACCTCTAAGCTTGGTGCAAAATATACGAGTGCCCGCAGACCGGTCAAACTCGTTTATTCAAAAAAGTTCCGTAACCGTTCTACGGCTTCAAGGGAAGAACACCGGATAAAGAAGCTCTCCAGAGAAGAGAAGTTGGAGTTGATAAAAAAATAA
- a CDS encoding DUF1566 domain-containing protein, which produces MLSNNFSSRLLTILLAALSITASAYAGGVIELPQTGETKCYDSSGAEIACAGTGQDADIQAGVAWPSPRFTDNGDQTVTDNLTGLIWVKDANIMTTRDPGFDADNIADDGKVIWQHALNYVAKLNSESYLGHNDWRLPNVNELSSLVNVDEAGISTWLNTQGFSNVQADYYWSSSMYSGDTYSGWGVAMDYGQVKYRGKAFTYNVWPVRSSGPSVISLPQTGQTKCNDESGTEIPCAGTGQDGDIQAGVAWPSSRFTDNGDQTVTDNLTGLIWAKNADIPNDDKTWQEALSYIASLNGSNYLGFNDWRLPNVNELRSLVNVGEVDTYTWLNAQGFSNVESWYYWSSSTYATNKSHAWYVDMVHCYAYDAGKGDLNYVWPVRSEQVEPAVPLVSFSSPDSAEPGETLDITISGANFTGAEAIGFGEGITVITFTVISDTAMTATISIDLFANPGARDVTVTNTIGTESLPAGFTVTESAFTDTLEISGSGDSFSSDGGEGGITVTASAGVAWTAHSNDDWITIIFGASGEGDGVITYTVAENNTVNPITGTITVAATLNGFTIASVADIEDKVFTITQSGITPPINLADLTANSVTCPNKIKNGKKLAIKAVIKNVGKVTASASSVQFYLSANKDNSTIDGDTLLGSKSVRSLSKKRSQIIKYNWKANATHGTYYIKVKCDSGNAISESNEDNNIKVSKKITVK; this is translated from the coding sequence ATGCTATCCAATAATTTCTCTTCCAGACTATTAACAATCTTATTAGCAGCTCTTTCCATAACCGCAAGTGCCTATGCCGGTGGAGTGATTGAGCTTCCGCAGACAGGCGAGACAAAGTGCTACGACTCATCGGGCGCAGAGATTGCATGCGCAGGCACCGGGCAGGATGCTGATATTCAGGCAGGCGTTGCATGGCCTAGCCCAAGATTTACTGACAATGGCGATCAGACTGTCACTGACAACCTCACAGGGCTTATCTGGGTAAAGGATGCAAATATCATGACAACAAGAGACCCGGGGTTTGATGCTGATAATATCGCTGATGATGGTAAAGTAATATGGCAGCATGCCCTGAATTATGTAGCTAAATTAAATTCTGAAAGTTACCTCGGTCACAATGACTGGCGTCTCCCCAATGTTAACGAACTTAGCAGCCTTGTAAATGTTGATGAGGCGGGGATATCCACATGGCTTAATACGCAAGGTTTCAGCAATGTGCAGGCAGACTACTATTGGTCTTCTTCCATGTACTCAGGAGATACATACAGCGGGTGGGGAGTCGCTATGGACTATGGTCAGGTCAAATACCGCGGCAAGGCTTTCACTTACAATGTTTGGCCGGTCAGGTCATCCGGTCCTTCGGTTATTTCCCTTCCGCAGACAGGGCAGACAAAGTGCAATGACGAATCAGGCACAGAGATTCCCTGCGCAGGCACGGGACAGGACGGAGACATTCAGGCAGGCGTTGCATGGCCTAGCTCAAGATTTACTGACAATGGCGATCAAACTGTCACGGATAATCTCACAGGGCTGATATGGGCAAAGAACGCAGATATTCCAAATGATGATAAAACATGGCAGGAGGCTCTTTCTTATATTGCATCGCTTAACGGTAGTAATTATCTCGGGTTTAACGACTGGCGCCTCCCGAATGTTAATGAGCTTAGAAGCCTTGTAAATGTGGGCGAGGTGGATACATACACATGGCTCAATGCTCAGGGTTTTAGCAATGTTGAGTCCTGGTACTATTGGTCGTCTTCTACTTACGCAACCAATAAAAGCCACGCATGGTATGTCGATATGGTCCATTGCTACGCCTATGACGCCGGTAAGGGCGACCTTAACTATGTTTGGCCGGTTAGGTCTGAACAGGTTGAGCCGGCTGTTCCTTTGGTTTCGTTCTCAAGCCCGGATTCCGCAGAGCCGGGAGAAACATTGGATATCACAATAAGCGGAGCAAATTTTACAGGAGCTGAAGCTATAGGATTTGGTGAAGGGATAACAGTAATTACCTTTACTGTAATCAGTGATACAGCGATGACTGCAACTATCTCCATAGATCTTTTTGCAAATCCAGGCGCAAGAGATGTAACTGTTACAAATACAATCGGCACAGAGTCATTGCCGGCGGGATTTACTGTTACGGAATCAGCATTCACTGATACGCTTGAAATTTCGGGATCAGGTGATTCATTTAGCTCAGACGGCGGCGAAGGGGGTATAACTGTAACAGCATCTGCCGGTGTTGCATGGACAGCCCATAGCAACGACGATTGGATAACGATTATTTTCGGGGCAAGCGGTGAAGGCGACGGCGTAATCACCTACACTGTAGCAGAAAACAACACTGTTAATCCTATAACCGGAACAATAACAGTGGCAGCCACTCTAAATGGGTTTACCATTGCCAGCGTTGCAGATATAGAAGATAAGGTTTTCACGATAACTCAAAGCGGCATTACTCCTCCTATTAACCTTGCCGACCTCACAGCCAATTCAGTCACATGCCCGAATAAGATAAAAAATGGGAAGAAGCTTGCCATAAAAGCCGTGATTAAAAATGTCGGCAAGGTAACTGCGTCTGCATCTTCTGTGCAATTTTATCTGTCTGCTAATAAGGATAACAGCACAATAGATGGAGATACATTGCTGGGTAGCAAATCTGTAAGGAGCTTAAGTAAGAAACGAAGCCAGATCATTAAATACAATTGGAAGGCAAATGCCACCCACGGCACCTATTACATTAAAGTCAAATGTGACAGTGGCAATGCTATCTCTGAATCAAACGAGGACAACAATATCAAGGTATCGAAGAAGATAACTGTTAAGTAA